TACTGTAATTGGAAATGCGCAGACACTGGAGCTTCTAGCTGAAGTGGCTGTTTTGGAGGAGGAAGTTGTTCGACTAGAAGAGAAAGTTGTGCATTTCAGGCAAGGATTGTATCAGGAAGCGGTCTATATTTCGTCTTCCAAGAGGAATATGGATAATGTAACTGATACTACTGAACCAAATCAAGTAAAGAGCCCCAAGCAGAAGCAAACGAAGTTGTCACCCCAAATGGAAGCGAATTCAGCTTCATTTTCAGGTAGACAATTGCCTTCTCTCTCAGGTAATCTCTTGGAACTGGAAAATGACGTTCATGTTTGTCAAGGTAACTGAGTGATTTATCCTCGTTAAATTCAATTTTCTTTTCAGATGACAGCTGCTTAAAAGAGAATCAGTCATGGTCTTCCACGAAAAGCAAGCATCGATCACTAAATGCGAAAGTGAAAACTGTCAAAACTCCTGCTAAGAAGCTTCCTTCTGAGAACAGATTAGCAGAGAAGCGCGTAGATCCTCCGAAATTGCAGGTTGATAATTAATgactttcatttttttttcttccggAAATGAGTATCTTGTACAACATAACAGATATTGTACTTTTATAATTTTCAGCTTGAGGACCAAGTAGTGTACCACGGGAGTTTGGAAGAGAGAGTCTTTGTTAATCAAGACAGAAAACCGTCATCAGCTGAAAGTCCAAATACAATCTCAGAAAATATTCTGAAATGCTTGTTAAATATTTTCCTCAGAATGAGCTCTAAGAAGAGCAGGAGTACAACCGATACATTGCCTTCATTGACAGGATATAATTCATGTGAGAAGAAAGAGTTTGGAGATCCTTATGGCATATGTTCAAGGTTTGAAAGGAGAGATATCGGTCCGTATAAGCATTTATATGCAGTTGAAGCTTCTTCAATCAATCCAAATCGAACAACAATATCCGTTTTCCTAGTTCGTAGACTAAAGTAAGTTGGTAAAATTAGCTTACTAAGATTGTATAATCTCAAAATTTTCAATTAGGATGGTTTCTCATATATATCGGTCCTTTTTTCCAGACTTCTACTCGAGAAACTTGCATCAGTCAACTTACAGGGCCTCACCCACCAAGAAAAGCTTGCTTTCTGGATCAACATATATAATTCCTGCATGATGAATGTAAGGTTTACATTCTAACAATTTAATGTATTCTGTGAATAACCTGTCGATAGTAATacgtgatattgatttatgagtaTGCTCCCTTTCAAATTTTCTTTTTACTATTTTTCATTCGTCTAACATTTCAGGCATTCCTGGAGTATGGCCTACCTGAGAATCCTGAAATGGTTGTGGCACTGATGCAAAAGGTAATGCTTTGATGTCCTATCCTATCCATGCAATCAACTATACTGTTTTAGTTTTCTAATTCAATTGGTTGACGACGATATGATCCATATTCTTCACTTTTTAATTGGTGAAGTTCCATCTTTTGCAGGCAACAATAAATGTTAGTGGACACTTGCTTAATGCCATAACCATTGAACACTTCATTCTGAGGTTACCTTATCACTCAAAATATGTAAGTGGCTTTCCAAATATAAAGGAAATTACTTTTTGTCCAGCTCATGCCTCTAAAGTATAACTTACAAGTATATCCTATTTGATTGCTCTCACCAGACTTTTGCAAAGGGTGTAAAGAATGACGAGATGACTGCACGCAGCATCTTTGGTTTGGAGTTTTCAGAAACATTGGTGACATTTGCGCTCTCTTGTGGAAGTTTTTCCTCTCCTGCTGTAAGTTATAAGCACCTTGGTTTCTCCAAGTAGTACATGTGAAAAAGTTTAGTCTGACATCCGCTATGTTAGATCATCGTAACAATCCCAATATGTTACATAATTTTCAACTTACAAACAGCACATATGGTTAATATGATAATAGCATGCACTGACCAACCTAAATTTTCACATTTTTCACAAAAATGCCAACTTATTTTTCAGAAAAATGCTAATTTAGGAGCTGTCTTAAATAGGTGAGAGTATACACTGCAGCAAATATTGAAAATGAGCTTCAAGTTGCAAAGAGGGAGTATTTGCAGGCAGCTGTTGGCATTTCAACATCAAAGAAGTTGGTAGCAATACCAAAACTGTTGGATTGGTATCTGCTAGATTTTGCAAAGGATTTGGAGTCACTACTTGATTGGATATGTCTTCAACTGCCAAACGAACGTGGAAAAGAAGCGATTAGCTGCCTCGAGAGAAGGAATAACGAGCCTCTTTCTCATGTTCTTCAGATTATGCCATATGAATTTAGTTTCCGGTACCTTTTACACATGTAAGTTTTGTTTCATTAATAATGTGTTAGACTTAAGTTTTTTGTGGTATAGATCTATATATAGAGGGGGGATACAGATACATAAGTAAGTTTAAGTGCACATCTTGTAAGTAAATTTTGACATTTGTAAGGAGTAATTATCATTGTAGAGTTCAGCACTATTGCATTCACTGGCTGAGGGGGAGATTCTTGATAGGGCTTTCCTTTTGTTGTCTCATACTCTGATCTTACTTGGAGTGgggtgatttttttatttttattttttataaatatggATTTACTTTTTACTTTATTTAATTTTGCTACATGAAAACACATTTCTTGGCTCTATTCTTTCAGACtcggagcaacggtaaagttgtctccgtgttacatataggtcacgagttcgagccatGTAATCAGCCATTGATGCTCACCGCAGGGTAGACTgccggtaaagttgtctccgtgttacatataggtcacgagttcgagccatGTAATCAGCCATTGATGCTCACCGCAGGGTAGACTGCCTATATAATACCCCTTAGGAtgtggcccttccccggaccctgcgtaAACACGGAATGCTTCGTGTACCGGACTGCCATTTTCCTAACAAAAAATGTAGCCACCAACAAAACATGGACTTATGGCAGCTTTAGAGTTCAGTGTAAATAATCAGAATTGTTTAGTAAATTTTGATTTTATGTCCAACGACTGAAAAGATGGCCAACTGTATATAGTTTAATATTGAAAGGGGCATCAAGCAGATTTGTTCATTAAAGAAGCGTTGGTGTGAATGGAGGCACCCCATTATACAAATCTGTTAAACATTGAATTTTATTGGATTTATTACCAATATTTATTTAAAGAAGATATGCAGCTGGATCTTCCCATAATGCCTAAAAGAGACAAATATGTACACCAAAATCCCAATGCCAATAAATTATGTCCTTTTATCACTGTTTCTCCTCAATCCTCATAAAACAATCACCGAAAAaagtaaattaatttttataatatgatATATGAGTTAACTTGCGCTCACCTCAATTATTTCATTGGTTATTTACAAGTTTTTATTAGTTTAAGTGCCGAATAACTCGCTCTAACGTTTTTGCTTCGAGGAAGGAATGGTGTGAATATTGAAATGGGACATAGATTTACCCCAAAAGTGTGAAAGAAAATGAGGTTAAATTAAGAAGGAGAAGCAGTGGGATTGGGTCAGTTAGGTGGCATTTTGTGCACCTAGTTATGGATGTAACATGTCAAATGATGCTAGGCTGTTGATAATGTGCAACTATTTATTGGATAGTGACTAGGTCAAAATTTGTTTTATCAATTATTCAACTTTGACTTTATAAACGAATATTCAATATAACTTTCTTAAAATCTGTATTTACCATCCACTTCCTCTTTCTACTTTATTTTTCCTTCTAAATGTCTTAAAAGATTAAATATCCGCGGCATCCCTTGTATAAAGTTATTTGGCTTTCAATTTAGCGTAAAACAGAATATGTATAGGTACACTATATTAATTGCATCATTTAGAGACTTATTGTTGCTTGTTTATACATCATTCTTTACATTATTTAATAGAAAGTGAAGTGAATTGTTGTTAATAAGGAGAATCTTTACTGTATAAGGCCCTTTAATTTTCCAAAAGAAGAGTTATTTTATAAACAATTCAGTTAACATAAGCTAGCTTGcagtatataaatataaaaatttccTTCTAAACCCCAGAGACAAAAATCCAATTTTATCAATCTATAGATGCTAGAATACAAATATGCATGTAATTGGATGCCCGTGTCCGATCAATTTTGTTTGCACCTTAATTGTTTCATTAGGAATCTGCCATCTCTTATCAGGATATATATTCGTTAATCTAGCCCTTAAGATATATAAGAAGATGCGAAAAAATTACCTATTATTATTTATCTATTGAAATTCGATTAATGATTCTCATCATTTCATTGACCGCTAAACAAGTATCAAGAACCCTCTCTccccaatttttattttttttattttttatttttgggaaaGGGCAAGAGTATGATTGAAAAAATTGTCACCATTTACACACATGCTAGTTCAGAAAAGGACTTCACATTTTCATCCAGAATCAAACTTTGTCTTTAGCTCCATAAAGCCAATGTCCTTAaatacaaataatgaaaaatCCTAAACTTAATATTAAAGTCTTTTTCATGTGGGCCGGGTCATCAATTACCTCTATTGAAGAAAAGAACAAAATGCCTTTTCCCAAAGTGGATAATTGCAGACATAACAGTTAGATCCACAAAAAAGCTGAACCATTCACAAAACTCTATCCATGTCCAGACAAAATTGGGCCTGGGGCCCGTACATTTAAGGCCCATTAGATTGCACGCTTCATAATTTCTTACAGTAAGTAAATTGTTTGTTTCTTCTTTTCGGCTAGACAAAGCCATCTATAATTTCTGTGCAAGTCATAAATATCAACTGCGTTATTGACATACGAAATTATAGATGAAAGAAATAAAAACTTGTTATGAAAATACTTATAttatggatgtccatttattactccgctatagataatcttcctgaaaaagattatccgtttggtactctattgaagtttatctacaagcaactGATGCAGgaaggttgcaagcaactcaatgaaatgatttgcagtaTCTTCTTATTAAGcagacaggttgcaagcagctcatgcagacagcttacaagccgCTAAAGAAAAGCTTTGCAGCTGTTTTCTGAagagccttgcagctgcttcctttcttctataaatagaggagttttcacttcattatgtacatcagttgaaattgaataatatatcagtttctctctatacttgtctttactttacagtctttattttataacacgttatcagcacgatactctgccatctcgagcaaatactttgaaagtatcataAGTACGaacattttttttaaataatgtcaaatctttctaaacttgaatttatagctctggatatatcgggcaaaagctacatgtcttgagtgtttgatgctgaaattcatcttgacgCAAtaggtctggcagacaccatcaaggacaaaaatcaagcatcaaatcAAGAttgtgccaaagcaatgatattcctacgccatcaccttgatgaagacttgaaaatagaatatctcacTATTAAGATCTATACATAATGtgaaataatttaaaagatagatgtgaccacctgaagatggtcgttcttccacatgcaCGATATAATTGGACTCatttaaggctacaagattttaaatctatcggtgagtataattctgttatgttcagaattatttcctaaTTGAAATTATGtagtgataatattactgatcatgatatgttggagaaaactttcaccacttttcatgcctcgaatatacTCCTGCAGCAACAATATCGAGAGATgtgattcaaaaagtattctgaacttatctcgcATCTTCTTGTAgctgagcaacataatgggctattaatgaaaaatcatgaaagctTACCTATTGGTTCTTGTCAATTCACTGAAGCGAATGAGACAAACtttcaccaagctaagcgtggaagaggtcgtggccccagtcgtggtcggggacgtggtcggggaagaaactctaatcatggtaataataattcACCAAAGAACCCTcttcaccaccagcagtggaaaaggaaggaacaaaagcatgaagcggtgcaagcaacaaatgcagaaaatacatgttatagatgtggaggaaaaaggCACTGGTCATGTACCTGTCGtatgccaaagcacctggttgaagTTTATCAAGCATCCCTAAAGAAGGCAGAGAAAAatactgaagcaaattttatttctgaagataatttagacttcatgcatttggatgtagatgattactttgcactcctagaaggagaaacaagtcatgtgatcggtgatgaatctgtagaaatgtaaatattttaatttttattgtttgtagtagattactggttatgtaattattgtacataaataaaagttatgctttgatagtGATGTTTACAATCATATTtgttttgtttatgtcattttgaagaatatgaataatcctcaaattatgtttggatcaaagaccaatcatgaagatatttgtgtaattgatagtggaacaactcatgccatactgattagaaatacttttcttatttgcataaggaaaaaagcaaatatttcaataatttctggtaatataagtttgattaaaggctccggaagagccactatatttctgtctaagggaacaaaacttattatagataatgcattattctcctctaagtcccgaagaaacttgttgagttttatagatatccaccgaaatgggtatcatgttgagacgatagatgaaatgaatatgaaatATCTTTGTATAACAAAGAATGTTCCTGGcaagaaatgcattgtagaaaaattaccagctttatcttctggcttatactattcaaaaatTATTACAGTTGAAGCACACAATATCGTAAactagaagtttactgattctAAATATTTTTGTGCATTGGCATGGCCGTCTGGGCCATCCtgaatcaataatgatgagacgaattactgaaaattcgactgggcatccattaaagaacttgAAGATTATTACAAagaatgaattttcttgtgatgcttgttatcaaggcaaaatgatcactagaccatcaccaatgaaggttggcattgaatcccctgcctttttaggaCGTATACATAGGGGTATATGttgacctattcacccaccaagtggaatatttagatattttatggttctaatagatgcatcttcaagatggtctcatgtgtgcctactatcatctagcaacctggcgtttgtaaagctattagcccaaataattcgattaagggcataattcccagattatcctataaagttTATTCGCCCTCATAATGTTGGAGAATTCGCATCTCAAGATTTTGAtaattattgtctatcagttgggataaaagttgaacatcatgtagcttatgttcatactcaaaatggccttgcagagtcatttattaaacgcctccaattgataacaagaccactacttatgaaaataaaattgtccactactgtttgg
This region of Nicotiana tomentosiformis chromosome 4, ASM39032v3, whole genome shotgun sequence genomic DNA includes:
- the LOC104101894 gene encoding uncharacterized protein isoform X2 — encoded protein: MNARVRTSLQSLKTPSKNVMEKVEMQGDRKMGAEKTTINRRKAIRERKMALLQDVDKLKKKLRHEENVHRALERAFTRPLGALPRLPPYLPPNTLELLAEVAVLEEEVVRLEEKVVHFRQGLYQEAVYISSSKRNMDNVTDTTEPNQVKSPKQKQTKLSPQMEANSASFSDDSCLKENQSWSSTKSKHRSLNAKVKTVKTPAKKLPSENRLAEKRVDPPKLQLEDQVVYHGSLEERVFVNQDRKPSSAESPNTISENILKCLLNIFLRMSSKKSRSTTDTLPSLTGYNSCEKKEFGDPYGICSRFERRDIGPYKHLYAVEASSINPNRTTISVFLVRRLKLLLEKLASVNLQGLTHQEKLAFWINIYNSCMMNAFLEYGLPENPEMVVALMQKATINVSGHLLNAITIEHFILRLPYHSKYTFAKGVKNDEMTARSIFGLEFSETLVTFALSCGSFSSPAVRVYTAANIENELQVAKREYLQAAVGISTSKKLVAIPKLLDWYLLDFAKDLESLLDWICLQLPNERGKEAISCLERRNNEPLSHVLQIMPYEFSFRYLLHM
- the LOC104101894 gene encoding uncharacterized protein isoform X1, whose amino-acid sequence is MNARVRTSLQSLKTPSKNVMEKVEMQGDRKMGAEKTTINRRKAIRERKMALLQDVDKLKKKLRHEENVHRALERAFTRPLGALPRLPPYLPPNTLELLAEVAVLEEEVVRLEEKVVHFRQGLYQEAVYISSSKRNMDNVTDTTEPNQVKSPKQKQTKLSPQMEANSASFSGRQLPSLSDDSCLKENQSWSSTKSKHRSLNAKVKTVKTPAKKLPSENRLAEKRVDPPKLQLEDQVVYHGSLEERVFVNQDRKPSSAESPNTISENILKCLLNIFLRMSSKKSRSTTDTLPSLTGYNSCEKKEFGDPYGICSRFERRDIGPYKHLYAVEASSINPNRTTISVFLVRRLKLLLEKLASVNLQGLTHQEKLAFWINIYNSCMMNAFLEYGLPENPEMVVALMQKATINVSGHLLNAITIEHFILRLPYHSKYTFAKGVKNDEMTARSIFGLEFSETLVTFALSCGSFSSPAVRVYTAANIENELQVAKREYLQAAVGISTSKKLVAIPKLLDWYLLDFAKDLESLLDWICLQLPNERGKEAISCLERRNNEPLSHVLQIMPYEFSFRYLLHM